In the genome of Arachis stenosperma cultivar V10309 chromosome 6, arast.V10309.gnm1.PFL2, whole genome shotgun sequence, the window aatttgattATATCTCAAGTACACACccaaaatatttgaaaattgaAACATGGTGCGTAATCAATTAAACTATTAATGTTAGATAATGAAAATATGCTTTTTGGGCACCTTTTGTTTAAATCCGTATAGTCTACATATATATGCCATTTTTCATTAGACATTTTACGAATATTAGATAACCATGATAAATAAGTTACCTCATGGATGAACCCAACATTCAACAACTCTTAAACTTGTTTTTTAACATCAACAACTGTACAATCGACTTAACAATTGATTTAATAGCAAGTTGGTACGATATAAATACTCAGTCAATTCTCAACTTATTGAAGGATTTCAATACAAATTAAACATGTCGTTATTATTTTTGGAAAATTACTGAAGTATAATTAACcttcaaaggaaaaaggaaGTCTTTGTTGATCATAATGTATCTAATTTCGCTACGTTACTAATAAAGATTTTATTAACTTCTATCAACTCTTGTTTATAGTTATATTTAATggaaatatttaataaaaatatttttttataattgtatttaataaaaatatttttatagatataTCTTCTGAATatatttctttatatatatatttaaaatataataatcaaTTATTGTTAATAATAAATTGATAGATAATATATTGGTACTTTTCCTAATGTATTTATCTATACTATCTCCAATTTAAAATTTCTCTATACTCCCATTTAGTTAAGGCCTCAGTATCTCCTCAAACAAGGATTTTAGGTCTACAAGGAAAATTCCGGTAGCATCCTTGATGAAGATAAGAACTATCCATGTGTTTCGTCTCTATCATACCCAATCCAATTCAGCAGTGTATgatttcattttttcttcaaaaCTTCTGACAGTAACAATAAAAGTAGAAACCAATTGGGttttataattttgaaaattttgataaacAAATGTATTAATAAGGTAATTTACCTTCATTTTACAATTGAAGGGCACCTAAATTTATAGGGATATCTATCGAAAGACCTGGATAGGTGACTGTTGATCATGAACAATCATTTTAATATCACTTTACTTCGTTTAGTGTTCACTTCCAACTTTGACCTGAACTAATAAGTTTCATTATTCACTTCTAAAGTTCACATTATATTAGAAGTCTCATAAATCAATGAATATATTGTCTAATAAAATTTTGGGTAAATCTTGACTTTCTCTTAAAACCATAAAGTTACACATTATAATATCAATTTACCCtattctaaaattataaaaagattaacttGAGTTACAAAATATAACATCGAGAAGGATAAAATGAACAATTATATATGTTagatatatacaaaaaaaaatcaatcactAAATTAGTTAttcgtataaaatatatataaaaatacaaaatatacattaataataaattaaataacatatatttatatataaatatttataaatatataatgactaatttaataattttcagtatgcatataatatttttactaaattaaataattactcCAAAAGAAAGTATTTCTTTATAGAAGAAAgatattacttttttttcttttaattaattaaaaaactaaaaagtaaGTTGTCATTTTCAAAgctttcaattgtttttgtagTTTTAAGAAGGGATGGGGAGaatgagaaagagaaaaagttaTATGATTGTGGAGGTAATAATAATGGTGGGGGGCAATACCTAATAGGGTGCTGATTCAAAAGCTCTGaacagagagagagaaagagagataTGAGAGACATAGAAAGAGAAAGAACATTCTGAAGTTGGTTGGCTTTTTCTGTTTGTGTTGCTTCTGTGGCTGTCAAATAAGACTTAACAGCtcatcttttttctttctcaaatGGGTGGTCCTTTCAGTTTTGTTTGTCTTGTTTctgtttcttcttttctttctctttctcttcccttcATTCATAATAGTGAGTGTTTCTAGTTTCTACTCATATTTATGTTTATGCATTGAACCtctttgcttttgtttttttagtgcttagctttaattttgtttctccATGTTTGGTTTCTTCTTTCTAAATTGACATGCATTCAGATTTTGTGATCTCTTTGATTTGATTAGCTTCCTTCCACTTTCAACTTTTTTTTCCTCCCCTTATCTTCTTTATCTTCTTCTACTTGTCATTGTTTTCCACTCTTTGTCCTTAAAATTCTTCTTTGGGtctcttaattaattaattcctcAACAATATTTATTCCCTCAAAAAGAGAAGAAACGTTACCAGCTTCGTAGAGATTTTAATGCTTTTCCCCTTCAGGTTCGTCTATTTAATCCCTTcaactttctttgttttttttttctttgatcaCTACTCTAATTAGACTCCATTTTTTTGTATAGATTTTTTTATGCATTTGTGTTGTAATTGGGTGCTACTGTAACTCTGCTAGTCTCAATATTTAAACATTAATAATTTAGTTTCAGAAAAACTAAACGATATACTTTTGGAAATTGAAAAAGTTTCAAGTATTCTAGGAACGTCGGTGTTCCAGTGATTTTCTTATACTTTTATTTGACATGTTTTTCAGACGACATCTAAATAAGATGTCACTTCGAAATATGTAAAGTCAGCATATCTTCTAAGTTTTGTGAACTTTGTTTAATTGTTAGTTTGTTactgcaaaagaaaaaaaaatattaaaaaagaatgcttgataacaaaaaaaattaataaaaaaattagaatttattttatttaatatttattaattataataaatattaaataagataagatcaaattatttttttcctaGTATTGCCAATAAAAAGTTTGTTTAATTCCTTTTGGACTAAATTAAGGTTTACTTTCTAGTGTTTGTTTATTAATTAAGCTGAGCATTAatattatcttatttaatatttattaattattataataattaataaatataataaataataaatattaaataaaataagtttaattaattttttttgttattaaatatttttttcaaaaaaattatatacacattaaaaattaattactaaatcaatcatatatatatatatatatatatatatatatatatatatatatatatatatatatatatatatatatatatgtgtgttaTATTAgatactaaaaaatatatatgtattatttaatttattttaaatatatattttatattttaacttatattttatattgataattaattattttatatgtcTAACATAATTGATCTATATTATATCTCTCTTTGTCAAATTAACTactatttttttagaatttattagaACATTAGCATATTTAtgtcaaatataatattaaaatttaattaaaatttaattatttttagtcaaTAACAATgcattttataaaaattattcttttgtTCTAAATCTTATACcataaatcttaaattttaaattctaaattctctAAATCCTAATTCAAAATCTTAAACTTTTCAAAATGTAAAagttaaaagaataattttacaataaaaaaattaatgttaatgaaataaaatttaatttttatttttatttatagtattgatattaaattttgaataaataaaaaagtaagaatgataattaatttaagaagaaaaatatattattattattattattattattatttattattattattattattattattattattattattattattattatatggaAAAATGGTTTGAAGTGTAGTGAGCGCAATGATGCTTAGATGAGAAACCAAGGTGTTAAAATTGATGCCTTTGGTCTGCTTCTATGGTGCTTCATCTCTCAGATTCACATAACACTGTCTCTGTCTCTGTGTTGCTTCAGGTGCATGGCTTCAATGGGGGAACACAACTGAAACGTGTCACGCATATAATTGGTTACTTGCTTCTCTACCATTTCATTCGaaaccaaagaaaaaagaaaactgttttccTCGTGTTGTTCAAATCCGTTCTCATTTGTTGGGAACAAcaacaaagcaagaaaagaagaaaaaggcaAACGTCTAGATTCATGGATATAAATATTTAACATGGGGTTGGGCGGTGCTGTCAGTTTTAGGCAAGTGGGGGTGTCTCGCATttcatgtatttatatataaacatatatagatacagttttgttctttcttttttttttttttttggagatGGTTAGTTTCGGTTGGCAAATGTCTTAGTTTTTGTTAACTTGTTTCGTTGAGTCTAAAATAAACTATCTTTGGTGCCTCGATTTGTGGGAAAAGAGATTCGATCTCAATAGgaaatcttttcttttaatcGAGTTGAGTGGTTTTTGGCTTTCACAGCCTTAGTAGGGAGAGAAAAGCTTAGTAAGATGAAGTTTATGAAGCTTGGTTCTAAGCCAGATTCTTTTCAGAATGATGGTGATAATATAAGGTATGAGATTATTAATTACTTGTGtgctaattaattttatttctctgtgattcttgttttgtgtttggTTCCTGCTCATAgtccatttttctttttgtttcattCTGCTCTGAACAATGAATTTTGATGGAAATGATATCAATCCCTGAATGAAAAGGCTCCGACTccagaattttttttatgtgatTTGATCTATGCttctcaatttttatatttaaaaatattaatgttaGGTAAGGTAAAGAGTTAAGAGTCCAAGTGAGGATCTTAAAAAGAGGATAGTAGATCTGTGTTATCTTTGTTAAGTAATAATAGCAGGTGCTTTAAGGTTTAAGCAATGGGAAAAACAGACTTCATGTAGTGCTGTTCTttccttctataatcaatatgTGCATGCTGGAGTATCCTAAACTGCATAAacttaattattgttattattattttcttgtgAATTTTATCTTTCTTCTTGTATTTGAAACTAACATGAACCAGCATGTATTTTACAGGTATGTAGCGACCGAGTTAGCAACAGACTTAACGGTTAAAGTTGGAGATGTAAATTTTTATCTCCATAAGGTATGATTCAATCTGACATTGAGCTAGTATAGTAACTAGTACGAGTAATAGTAATATGATGATATATAGCTTACATTGCAAAAGTAAACTTCTAATTTATGAATTGAAtttatgtataaaaaaaatagtaaattacATGAAAATTTCTATTCTATTCTTACTCACAGTTAATGTATTATGAAGATTACCAGTTTTTCATCTATTAGATAATTTCAGATCATGCATGTTTGTTACTCAATATCTGTAGTTTCCTCTTCTATCGAAAAGTGCACGCATTCAGAAGCTTATTACAAACCCAGAAGAGAACAATGATGAAGTCCATATCCATGACATTCCTGGAGGACCTGCTGCATTCGAAATCTGTGCTAAGTTCTGCTACGGTATGACAGTTACTCTGAATGCCTACAATGTCGTCGCGGCTCGCTGCGCTGCAGAGTATCTTGAGATGTACGAAACCGTTGAGAAGGGAAATCTTATCTATAAGGTCGATGTCTTTCTCAATTCGAGCATTTTCCGGAGTTGGAAAGACTCAATCATTGTTCTTCAGACCACCAAGTCTCTTCTTCCGTGGTCTGAAGAACTTAAGATAGTGAGTCACTGCCTCAACTCGATAGCTTCCAAGGCTTTGATTGACACATCTAAGGTGGAGTGGTCATATACTTATAACAGGAAGAAGCTACCATCCGAAAATGGCAATGGTAACGATTCGCCTTGGAATGGCGTGAGGAAACAACAGATGGTTCCAAAGGACTGGTGGGTGGAGGACCTTTGTGAGCTCAAACTCGATCTCTATGAACGCGTCGTGAAGACGATTATAAGTAAAGGCAATGTCTCAGGCTATGTAATTGGAGAAGCGCTTAATGCTTATGCCTCAAGAAAGCTTCCTGGTTTCAACAAAGGTCTGATCCATGGCGATACGGCAAAGAATAAATTGTTGTTGGAAACTATCATTCGACTATTGCCACCGGATACAAGAAGTATCCCATTCGGTTTCTTGCTTAAGCTGTTAAGAGCAGGCATTCTGTTGGAATGCCAAGAGTCGGAGCGATCAAAATTAATGAAGAGAGTAGGCCATTGTCTTGAGGAGGCAAAGGTGGCTGATCTTTTGATTCGTGCCCCTGTTGGCGAAGCAATTTTCAATATTGATACCGTGCAAAGGCTAGTTGAAGAGTTCATCATTGCATGCGAGCATGATGGTGAGACTGATTCTCTGTTGGAAGATGAATTGCAGGAGATGAAAAGCACTCGGATCATATCAGATACTGCAAAGATTAAGGTTGCAAAACTGGTGGATGGATATCTTGCTGAGATTGCTCGCGATCCGAATTTGCCTCTCGCTAAATTCATTCATCTTGCTGAGTTAGTTTCAAGCTTCCCAAGAGCAACTCATGACGGAATTTATCGCGCCATCGATATGTATTTGAAGGTAACTTCCTGATTTGTCATCTCTTGAATTATGTCAAGTGTAGTAAGATCTCTATTTATGAAATTTTCATATCGTTTTTTCTGCCACTAAGATTTTTAACATCTTTCCTAAATTGGACATCTCAATGGTTTTGCACTAAGCTAACTAAGATGATCCAATCGTATATATGTAGTATAACTTAACGGTTTTAAAAATCACTGAAACACTAATATACCAATACACTTAAAAGTTTTCTTAACTTTATGTTATTAATAACTTCTATTATATATACAGAGATTAACTAGGGTATCACGCATATGTTAAACGTTGGTACATTTGAGTCAGAGTAAACACCCAAATTGGTTTCCAAAATATAAGTCGGACACTTTAATTCATTAGGGACTAATTTGGATATATACTCTTTTAAGTTATTCCCTAACACATTGATAATGAACTCTTAACCAGCATTATGCGCTGCATTGTTTTAATCAACTCTGAAAATTTAGATGTAGCATTACACTTATTTGGTAGAGTCATTGTATAATATTTAACGGTTAAAACCGAATTGATGCAGGAACATCCTGAAATCAGCAAGAGCGAGAAGAAAAGGATCTGTAGGCTAATGGACTGCAGGAAGTTATCGGCAGAAGCCTGCATGCATGCCATACAGAACGAGAGGCTTCCGATGCGCATTGTGGTGCAGGTTCTCTTCTTCGAACAGCTAAGAGCTACATCGTGCTCAGAAGGCAATAGCACACCGGATCGTGCAGGATCTATGAGGTCTTCGCTTCCAAGTGGATCGCACGAAAGCTCGAGGTCTATTAGAACGAATACAGAAGAGGAGTGGGAGGAAGCTCTGAAATTCTCAGGTGAAGGTAGCAGAAGGAGCAGCAATGATAGTAACaaaaccaataataataataataataataatgagagAGTTGGTGCTAATAAAATGAAGGGTCTAATGTCAAAGAAAATATTGTCTAAGATTTGGTCAAGCAAAGATAGAAGTGGTGAGATAACTAGTGATGATACATCAGAAAGCCCTGCTTCTACAGTTGCTGAAGAAACAAAATCTACACCTTCTAGAAGTAGGAGGCACTCAGTGTCTTAATCTTAGAGCAGGATTATTGGAAGCTCTAACATTCTTGAATTGTTGTATAATGATCTCACTCAACTCATGTAGCGTTAGGAGTTAGAGCTTTTACTTAATTACTGACATGTAACATCTATGTATCTTCAATGGATAAAGAATGAAGCATGAAGAAAAAGGTATAAATTCGCGTGTGAACATTTTCATGCAATATAGTCGTGTTGATTTTTCCGAttaattgaatattttgtaGCCCTCATAAAATGGCCATCTCCATGTTTAAAATAcacataaataatattttatatatatttttttacagaATAATCTGTAATTAAGGTTATATATTAAATAGTATTTTATCTTCTTAATTAGGTATTCTTAAAATATTCTAGTATATATAGATTATTAGATAGAGTATATTTATTAGAGTAAAGTGTCTaatgctcttgtatatatatatgaataatagtaatgacaaaaataatgaaatttttcattCCTCAA includes:
- the LOC130933162 gene encoding BTB/POZ domain-containing protein NPY4-like produces the protein MKFMKLGSKPDSFQNDGDNIRYVATELATDLTVKVGDVNFYLHKFPLLSKSARIQKLITNPEENNDEVHIHDIPGGPAAFEICAKFCYGMTVTLNAYNVVAARCAAEYLEMYETVEKGNLIYKVDVFLNSSIFRSWKDSIIVLQTTKSLLPWSEELKIVSHCLNSIASKALIDTSKVEWSYTYNRKKLPSENGNGNDSPWNGVRKQQMVPKDWWVEDLCELKLDLYERVVKTIISKGNVSGYVIGEALNAYASRKLPGFNKGLIHGDTAKNKLLLETIIRLLPPDTRSIPFGFLLKLLRAGILLECQESERSKLMKRVGHCLEEAKVADLLIRAPVGEAIFNIDTVQRLVEEFIIACEHDGETDSLLEDELQEMKSTRIISDTAKIKVAKLVDGYLAEIARDPNLPLAKFIHLAELVSSFPRATHDGIYRAIDMYLKEHPEISKSEKKRICRLMDCRKLSAEACMHAIQNERLPMRIVVQVLFFEQLRATSCSEGNSTPDRAGSMRSSLPSGSHESSRSIRTNTEEEWEEALKFSGEGSRRSSNDSNKTNNNNNNNNERVGANKMKGLMSKKILSKIWSSKDRSGEITSDDTSESPASTVAEETKSTPSRSRRHSVS